Below is a genomic region from Raphanus sativus cultivar WK10039 chromosome 4, ASM80110v3, whole genome shotgun sequence.
CCATAGACATCCCTATTTATGGTCGCAAAGCCTCTAAACTACTCTATGTTATATGTTTTCAGGTTGTTTCTGCGATGGTAAACAACGATCTCACGAGCCTTATCTATACAAGGTCACCCAAGTTCTGGAAAGAAACTCTTGCTCTACTCTGTACTGTAAGCTTCTCGAACTCTTTACTTTTCATGTCTTACTCATGAACCGAGATGAACAACTCGTCAGTGTGACATGATGCATGGAACTGCTATGTGATTCTGGTCACTATGAAACTAGTTTTTAATGAATGCTGCTCTTGTATTTACTGGCAAACAGTTTGCACAAGGAGAACAATGGGCCACCCTGTGTGATGTACTTGCCTCAAAGTTGATGGATGCTGGTAACACTCTGGCTGCAGTTCTGTGCTACATTTGCGCAGGCAATGTTGACAGAACAGTAGAAATTTGGTCAAGGAGCCTTGCAAACGAGCGTGAAGGAAGATCTTATGCTGAGCTTCTTCAGGTGTGTATCACTTTCCAGGTTTTGTGCATAAATTAAGTTGGGCTTCTCTACTTTTATTTTCTGCCCTTTTCGTTCAATAGGATCTTATGGAGAAGACTCTTGTTCTTGCTTTGGCAACTGGCAACAAAAAGTTCAGCGCATCTCTTTGTAAACTCTTTGAGAGTTATGCTGAGATATTGGCCAGCCAAGGGCTTCTTATAACGGCAATGAAGTACTTGAAAGTTTTGGATTCGGGTGGCTTGTCACCTGAACTTTCTATATTACGTGATCGTATTTCCCTTTCAGCAGAACCTGGTACGTATGCAGTagtaatttgatttattttatagagTTGAATTCTGGTGATAAACTAATGTATATTATACTGCATCTGCAGAGACTAACACTGCAGCTTCAGGCAACATTCAGCCTCAAAGCACCGTACCATATAATCAGGTCTCATTTTTTTTAGTCAGCAACTGTCTTTAAACTGGAGCCTGGATATCTCTGGAATCCATTTAGCTTGTACGGACAACATACTTAGCTTGTATTCTTCTGTGACTTAGGAGCCAACGCAGGCGCAACCAAACATTATCAGTAACCCATATGATAATCAGTATCAACAATCATACACTAATTCTTATGGTGGAGAATATGTGCCCACAGCTTCACATCCACCCATGCAACAAGCAACCATGTTTATGCCTCACCAAGCTCAGCCAGCACCGCAGGTTCCTGAAGTTTTGGCTTTGTTGCATTTCCTTTTACCCATACTTCGTTACACCATCATGCATAAATGGTCATCATTATTAGGCAGTTTTCAGATGTCTAGATCCGGAGATTTTCCGTTTATTTTATAGGGCATTGGTCAAGTTCTTGAGATAGGAAGACATCACCTGTATAGACCTTTGCTTAAGTTCGGTTTTGTAAAATCTATATCTTAGAGGTCGTGACGGAAAAGTTTGTCGTGGGGAACTGTTTTGTTTGTTACGTATAGGTTTTGTGCCATTTTCTTGACAAACGTGTGTATATGCATGCAGCCATCATATCCTCCGTCACATGCAAGCAATGCTCAACCATCCATGAGAACTACTTTTGTTCCTTCAACTCCCCCTGCACTGAAGAACGCAGACCAATATCAGCAGCCAACCATTGGTTCTCATTCATTCACCGTATGTTAAATTTCTTTGACTACACTGTGTCTTGAGTTATCCCGCACTTTTTAGTTTGATTAAGCTAACAGCTATGTGATCAGGGACCATCTAACAATGCATACCCCGCTCCTCCTGGTCCTGGTTCATATGTATCTTCTGGCCCTTCACAAATTGGGCAATATCCTAACCCCAGAATGCCCCAAGTAGTTGGTCCAGGAGCTGGACCCATAGGATTTACACCTATGTCAACTCCAGGGGTTGCTCCAAGATCTCTTATAGGTTCTGTGCAACCAGCAAGTCCTCCAACACATCAGGCAGCTGCGCAGGCAGCCCCTGCTCCTGCAGCTCCTCCACCAACTGTTCAGACTGCAGATACTTCCAACGTCCCAGGTATTGTACAACCTGACATTAGCACCATTTGTCTTTTCTGTTCtctgacaagaaaaaaaacaaatagtcATATATTGTGAACTTGATCCAGCCCACCAGAAACCTGTGATAGCAACACTGACAAGGCTTTTCAATGAGACATCCGAAGCACTGGGAGGCGCACGTGCAAATCCTACCAAGAAGCGCGAGATAGAAGACAACTCAAGGAAATTAGGTGCTCTGTTTGTGAGACTGAATAGCGGAGACATCTCCAAGAATGCTGCCGATAAACTCGCACAGCTCTGCCATGCTCTGGACAATCATGACTTCGGTGCAGCCCTTCAGATACAGGTAATAAGTTACTTGCTATTTGGTGTTTTAGCAGgccaaagaaacaaagaaataagCGTTCGTATTTTCTCTTGTATCAGGTACTTCTGACGACCAGCGAATGGGATGAATGCAACTTCTGGCTTTCCACATTGAAGCGGATGATCAAAAGCAGGCAAAATGCGCGGTGATTGGTTTTTTTTGGTCTTCATTTCTGGGTCGGTAAAATTATAAATCCACAGGAGAGACGTGTGCATCAAACTCCTGCTTTCcagtcttttttttctctcttttatatatacgATCAAGAACTCAATTACCCAAATTTGTTTGAGATAAGATAGAATCAGATTACTTCATGTTCTGGATGTTACTTTTCCGGACGAGTTTGTTTAGTCTCTTTTCTTTTAGATTTGCTCTATACtgtatttggttttatttattatatttatgttcaCAATGTTTGTCATATTGGAAACATTAAAAATTGCATCTATCTAGTGGGGAGTGGGATAGTGTTTGTACTCAAAGAGAGAGGTATTTTATGCAAGAAACATTAGAGCTAACAGAAAAAAATTCTCTTGAGAAGCTCATACACCATTGTTAGGATCTcatacagactcatatataTACAGTTTTAACATACGTGCAACTAAGCAATTCTATGCAATCCAATGCTCACCTGTACTACTATGGGGAGATACATACACACAATGTTGAAACAGTGTCACAACCATAGTTTTATCATTGTTTGTTTGGTCCCATGTTAAAGATACCTTAAACACCAAAACTGCCAGCCTACATTACTGACTTGAATCAAAGTATATAGCATCTGCAGCCTTCACCCCCATTAGGTCCTTCAAACCACCGGTCCCATGCTAAGTTAAAAGGTCCCTTGGTCCTGCCAAAATTGAACATCCCCACAGCAGCATGTGTCAGCAAACCAAATGTAACAAGACTAAAAAAGAGTTTGAAGCAACTCACAGTGGCAAGAGAGGGTCGGGTGCTTTCTCGATGACGCAAAGCAGCCTGTGAGCCATGACAATATACAAGTTGATCACCCAATCATCTCAGGttaagaaagcaaaaaaaaaaaagcattccCTGACTTACTCCTCACACACGGTTGATACAATATCTGTCTGGCCGAGCTCTTCCAACTCTTTCTGGATAATAGTAAGctaatttgttattaaaaaagcAACGGGAAAGATAAGATGGAGACACAAAAGAGTGGAGACATACAATCCTCAGATTGAAAAGCAGATCATATCAatgagaaaattaaaaaaaaaaaagcagataTCATATGACTATGATCACAAGTATGTAGCCTGAGAATAAACGCACATGTACAGTGTCTGTTCCATAGGGTAGGAGAATAAATGAAGCTGGAAATGAGACAAGGATCGTGCTCTGATTTAGAACACAATGAGCCATCTCTTATCGACAAGAACTGGTTTTTGGGGATTATAAAACAATACAATCTACATACATACCACAATTCCTTCTCAAGGTGTGGATTAGGATAATAGAAGAATCTTTTTACCTCCAAGAATTTGACTTCCTGTTCGACACGACCAAGCTCAGCAAGGATCCTGTGCTTCCCCCGTGCATCGCCCACAGATGCACCTTCTTCCTCCATCTCAATTCCACGCTACTATGATGCTCTCGATTCCCGATTTGTCACCCACTCTCTCTCGCAGATCTGACACCGTCAGAAAAGAAACTTTTGACTCCCTCCGTACACGtttgaaccttttttttttcttccttttctcaAAAAAGTCACCTCTCTTTTACAATTCACACCTTTTTAAAGCCCAATATAAGTGGGACCATGGGCCATAACTAAAGGATTGTTTTCTCATATATGTAAAGCCCAAAACTATTGTAATTAAATTATTCAATAGGCACATGGTCCATAGTGTCAGAGCCCGATAAGAGCTCAAATCTATTACGGATTTAAATTACTCAATAGGCCCATAGGCCACAACCACAAGGATATTGCAAATCCCAATATAAGCCCAAATCCATTCTGTAAGAAAACAAGAGTctgaatttaatttaaattactGGACAGAATCTCTTGTAAAGCAAACAACGAGCAAAGGTGACGAGTAACAAGATATATCCGACCAACAAGCTGATCAGTATCGATTTTTCCTTTGCATTAAAACAAAGGCAACAAAActcatcagcagcagcagcatgcAAATCGATGGATAAGTGAGATCAATCTGCATAGCTAACCAATCCTCTGTGTCCAGAGGGGGAGGTTGAGGGAGAAGCGCTGAGCGATTTTGCTCCTCCTATGATGGGAGATCTTTGTGGCCCCAGCCGTGATTTAAGGTCTTCGCTAATTGGCTGCCTCTTTCTGGGGCTACGGCTAGGGCTACGATGATGACTTGGACTTTGGCTCATGCTTCTCTCTCTGAAACGTCTGCGCTCCCCATCTGGACTCCGCGAAATGCTTCTTCTCCTCCGGTTGTACCTACGCAAAACAGACAGGTTATAATGTAAGCGACTCTACTCTATCTAGGTGCTGTCTTTAGGAGTTATATCTTCAAAAAACTTAAGCctgaatctatatatataaagagataaGAAAGCTGCGAAACCTTGGAGGGCTCCTTCTCCTGGGTGGGCTCCTAAAGCGTCGTCTAGGCGAGCGTTCGGAGTAACTCCTGTTACTAGGATACCTCcagaaattttaaacaaaaacaggccttcttttagtatttatttacaGTGTTGCGAGTATGTATATAGATTTTAAGTTACCTGTCTGTGTTCCTGTCCTGAAAGCTTCTTCTGTTAGGCCAGTGCCGAGGAGGGGAACGCTCAGGAGATGGTGTACGGTACTTCCGAGCAAATGCATAACGTTCTGTGAAGCCACGCCCCTTTCGGATGCGCTTGGGCTCTCCATTTGGAGATGGGCTTCTTGAAGATTTCCTCTCAGCTTTCTCTGCGCCAGGACTTCTGCTCCTATTTCCAACATCTCTCACAGGGCTCCTACTGGGACTTTTGCTCCTACTGTTTTGATTTCTCCTAATCACTGGGCTCACACTCCTATATAGCAATAGAAAATGGTAAAATTTGCCAGGGAAATAGGAGCAGAACACGaacatacaaaaacaaatctgagGAACACAAAGTAAGGGTAATAAACCTTGATTTCACTGAGTCAGCACGTTGATTATCAACTTTGGTGGCCTTTCCATTACCTACAAGTTCATTTTCATTCAGAAGAGAATCTGGTTCCTCCCTCGAGAAATTCTTCTTCACAGGACTAGAATCTGCAGCATTCCTTACAGACACACCATCTGTTccaagaagagagcaagattCTCATAACATGCAATGCCACTTCCACATACGATAACTAGTTGCCAGATATAGGCTGAAAAACCAAAGATTCTTAACAGTTAAAACTTACCTTTAGCTTTCTTTGACTTTTTGTGGCCCATTCTCTCGTCATCAGAATTGCTACTCTCGGTGTCACTTGAACTATCCTTGTttctgtaaaaaaataaataaaaagcacTAAAGAATCACGTAAAAGAACTGGCGAagactaaactaaatatcatTAACTAAACAAATAGCCAGACCTGCGCTGAGGTGGTCTATCTCCTCGACCATTCCTTTTCCCCTTTCGTCCTTTGATCTTTCTTTCCACGCGTCGGCCTTTGTGTCTCTTCGTTGACCTCCTCTTCCTACGCTTCCCATCACTGGAAGAACTAGACTCATAGGAGGATGAATCTGTTTCTGATTCAGAATCTGATTCAGAACTTGAGCTATATGAATCTGACGAAGACGAGTATCTTCTTTTTCGCTTAATCCTCTTCTCCCGAGAGTCTTTCTTGCGTGTTCCCCTAGCTTCACGATCAGATATGTCACCCGAAGGAGAGCCTTTGCTAGATTTTTTCAATTTCCCTGGAAATCATTAAAGTACCCGAATCATACATATAGCCATTCCAAACATTCAAAAAACTAACTTCGGTACCTCTATCTTTTTCAGCAGCATCCTGAGCTTTTAACTGAGACATTTCGCCACAGTCAATTATTTTGACATTGCTGGTTGGTTTACCATCACTCGTCCCTACAAGCTCCATTTTCTTGACAACTTCCATTCCCTTCACGACTTTCCCAAATACAACATGCTTCCTACAAAATGATTCAAGAAAAAATAAGGACGTTTGAAATTGCATTAAACCTtatgactgtttttttttgtaaataacttAAATTTCTAAGAATAACCATATCTATGGAACATGCATTACCCATCGAGATGTGTCTGGCGTTTGAAAAGGATAAAAAACTGCGACCCGTTGGTGTTTGGGCCACAATTTGCCATCGAAAGGAATCCACCTCCTTCATGGTCCAGTTCAAAATTCTCATCTGTAGAGGTAACATGATGATATATTGAGAACTTTCTTTCCGACTCCAGAAAGATGAATATAGagcttataaaaaaaaagtcgtACCTGGAAACTTCCCACCATAGATGCTCTCCCCGCCGGTGCCTGCAAACCAACCaaagtggttccaaatcatTTATTCTGTGTCACGAATCAGAAACCCCCACACGCCATTCTAAAGTGCCAATTTTTCATCATatgtaaatatgtaaaattagcTCCTTTGTGTCAGATCCTTAAAGGTGTGTGTTGGCTAACTACTAACTAGATTGTCTCTACGGCTGTGAGGTATACACCAACATAAAAGTATACATATGACCTTAGCTAGTGCAAAATCGATGCTAAGTTGTAAATAATATGATTAGAGGATAAGAGGTTTGAAGAATACCATTTCCATAAGAAAAATCACCACcctgcaaaaaagaaaaaaagaagtcgTTAGTCCATGATAAGCATACAAAATGAGAGCATAAGTAGAAGAAGGGAAACGTACTTGAGCCATGAAACCTTTAATGACTCGATGGAAAGATGATCCTTTGAAATGTAGAGGCTTGCCAGTGGTCTTTCCAAGGCCTGCCTCACCTGCAACATGAGAGGAATGAAATGTGACATGCAAACAAGAAAAAAGGTTCTTCTTTAAGTAAGTTAAAGGTACCTGTGCAGAGAGCACGAAAGTTCTCGGCTGTCTTGGGGACAACATCAGCAAAAAGCTGCAATTGACAGAAACTTAAAGACaaggaaaggaaaagaaaagaggGAGACCAAAAGAGTGGATGTAATACCTCAATGACGATACGTTCAAGGGGATCCCCACCAATGGAGACATCCAAGAATACACTAGgattattcttcttcttcatttgcTACCTACACTACACAATCAAGAGGTTATAAAGCAAGGCTATCAAGTGTGCAGTTAACATGAGATTTGAAGCAGCCAGACAATATAAAACTCACGCGAGcctaaaaataatcaaaaagtcTCTCTATTGAAACCGAAACTAAAAGTTCGAATTTCAGATCTGtcaaaaaccctaaacccccaaAGCCAAAGTAAAGCATTAAAAAGAAATAGATGCTGGGAAACAAgggaagatagatagataaAGACCTAAGTGATTGTCGGCGATAATCGACCGATAGTACGAAACAAAGATTCTTGCTCGCTCGCTCGCTCGCTCGCTTCCTTCGCCGGTTTGCGATTAAGCAAGCAAGCAAGTAAGTAAGGTTGCTCCGCTAGGCTAGGCTCGCTATGAAAGAAAATACCCAGTACTGTTTTATAATCTACGGTTGTCTGTTTGCCACGTGTCTAACACAGAACTGCAtctgttattattattatcggCCCGCTTCACTCTCAGGCCCGATGGGCCTCAaatgatcttcttctttttctaaaCCAAAAAGTCCAGTTAAAaattatctttgtttttgtgGGTGAAGCGTTTCAAGAAGTCACTAGCCATGATGAAACATGCTTACTTTTGCTTATATTCAAAAGGCTCGTTGGTTTCGATGTTCTTGGATATGTTAAGCATGGTGCTGCGTGGATTTTCTAACATGTGTGCGGTGCGGGGTTCTATATAATAAATCTGTCCCCATTCATCAACTCTTGCTTCTCTTCTCAGGCGTGTGTATCCTAACACCTAAGCTATTATTAGGAGGCAAAAAAAGAGTTGAGAGAAGGTATTGGTGGACACGTTtatgttgatcaaaaaaaaaaaggtgaggTCATTTGTTTGTTTATCCATATAAAGGTCAACTGGCTTATCTCTCTCGGTGTCGTCTTCACACTAATAAGAAAGGAGAGATTAGGCTCCACATTTCTTGACAAAGATATTGGAAACTGCTACGAAGTTTCTCTTTATCTTATCAAACTGATGATGTCTTTCTTTTGTCCTTACACGACCGCTGTCTCTCTATTAAAGTATTCAATTTCTTTATTTTGGTTTGTGGAAAAGTAGGTAGTGCTGACAAAACTTGGTTTTGATTCATTCGTCAAGTGCACATATATTTTGAGTTAGTGTGTAAATTCACTTAGCAAACAATACAACTTGTTGCAGAAGATTCAAAAGGCTTTGTCTAcatttcttcttgtttctttccAAAACTGTGCTCTTAGCGAGAAATTGTCATCTCTTGCGGACTAAGCATTGAGCAAGTTGGTACACACACGTTATTGCTCATCATTCTACAATGACGGCTTGTTCACACCGGATGTCTAGACTAACAATGCTTTAATACAAAAAGTTACCAAGACTCGATTTAatcttctctttttattttagcaCACACTGGTTCGACacccaaaccaaaaccaatACGACAAGTCAACACACAAAGTACAAAAGGATGTGCTGCCCACTCCTCTGATCGAACATCTGTGTCTTTACAACTTGTTTCACCGCctcaaaaattataaactatgtacaagttaaaactaataaatatttaattgctATCAAATGGAATATAAGGCGGCTATACGGATTTAAATAGCAGGCATGGAGTCTCAGGGAGAAGAGAAATCATTCCTTTCCTTGAGTGTCTTACAAGTCACACAACACACAGAGGCGAGAGAGCACGCGAGGTTTTCTTTATTCACTCCCACCCCCTCAAAAACTCACTCTATACACACTAACCATGAGAGACCTCAAGGAATATGATTACGGTGCTCTGTTGCTCAACCTTTCCACCACCAGCCTCAACAAGGCCCAGAGGCGTTGGCGTATTGCCTACACTGCCATCTACTCTGCGAGAGCTATGCTTTCCCTCGTCAAGGAGATAGTTCCCGGGAGAATTAAATCCTCTGATGCCTCCCTCTCCTACACTGCCCTCGAGTCTGGTGGTGGAGCAAAGATCAACTCTATGCCTCTCTCTTACGTTCCTGACATCGATCAGGAACGACTCGTGGAGATCATGAAGGGTAAAGACTTACCGGGCATCCGAGCTCTGGGTGGAGTGGAGGGTATCGCCGCTTCCCTCAGGACAAACGCCACCAAAGGAATCCACGGGAATGAGCAAGAGGTCAATAGACGCCGTGACCTATTTGGCTCTAACACCTATCAAAAGCCACCGCCTAAAGGACTTCTCTTCTTTGTGTATGACGCTTTCAAAGACACAACCATATTGATCCTGTTGGCCTGCGCCACTCTCTCCCTTGGCTTCGGTATCAAAGAACACGGCCTCCAAGAAGGTTGGTATGAAGGCGGAAGCATCTTCGTAGCAGTTTTCTTGGTCATAGTTGTCTCTGCTCTCAGCAATTTCAGGCAGGAGAGACAGTTTGACAAGCTCTCCAAGATAAGCAGTAATATCAAAGTGGAAGTCCTTAGGGACAGCAGGCGTCAACATATCTCCATCTTCGATGTTGTTGTTGGTGATGTTGTCTTCTTGAAGATCGGAGATCAGATTCCTGCCGATGGTCTTTTCTTGGATGGGCATTCCCTTCAGGTGGACGAGTCTAGTATGACAGGAGAGAGTGACCATCTTGAAGTCGATCACAAGGATAATCCCTTCTTGTTCTCCGGAACTAAGATAGTCGACGGGTTTGCTCAGATGCTGGTTGTGTCTGTTGGTATGAGCACAACTTGGGGGCAGACAATGAGCTCCATAAACCAAGATTCTAGCGAGAGAACACCATTGCAGGTTCGTCTTGACACCCTGACCTCCACCATCGGAAAACTTGGTCTCACGGTGGCTGCACTTGTCCTGGTAGTGTTATTAGTCCGTTACTTCACAGGGAACACAAAGAAAGATGGCAAAATAGAATACAACGGGAGCAAAACACCTGTTGACACTGTCGTCAGTTCTGTTGTGCGAATTGTGTCAGTTGCAGTCACCATTGTCGTAGTGGCAATCCCGGAAGGCTTGCCATTGGCTGTGACTCTGACCCTGGCTTACTCCATGAAGAGAATGATGTCCGATCAAGCTATGGTCAGGAAGCTCTCAGCCTGTGAGACAATGGGCTCAGCCACAGTGATATGCACAGACAAGACAGGCACTTTAACACTGAACGAGATGAAAGTTACCAAGTTTTGGCTTGGCCAAGAGTCAATCCATGAGGATTCTACCCAAATGATCTCATCCGACGTTCTTGATCTGCTTTACCAAGGCACAGGTCTGAACACGACAGGTAGTGTCTGTGTGTCGGAATCAGGGCCAACGCCTGAGTTCTCGGGCAGTCCAACAGAGAAGGCTCTCTTATCATGGACAGTGCTAAATCTGGGTATGGATATGGAGTCAGTGAAGCAAAAATACGATGTTCTCGGCGTTGAAACCTTCAATTCTGCAAAGAAGCGAAGTGGTGTTTTGGTCCGGAGAAAATCTGACAACACAGTCCATGTACACTGGAAAGGAGCCGCTGAAATGGTCCTGGCTATGTGTTCTCAATACTACACGAGCACTGGGTCCGTTGACTTAATGGACTCCACCGCAAAGAACAGAATTCAGGCAATAATCCAAGGAATGGCGGCCAGTAGCCTCAGATGCATAGCATTCGCCCATAAAGTATCTTTGAATAACTCAGGATTAGAGGAAGATGGCTTGACCTTGATGGGAATTGTGGGTCTGAAAGATCCTTGTCGGCCTGGTGTCTCAAAAGCTGTTGAAACATGCAAACTTGCGGGGGTTACCATCAAGATGATAACAGGAGATAATGTTTTTACTGCAAAAGCAATAGCTTTTGAATGCGGAATCCTGGACCACAATGACAAAGATGTAGAAGAGGAGGCTGTTGTAGAAGGTGTTCAATTCAGAAACTATACCGAGGAAGAGAGAATGCAGAAAATTGAGAAGATCCGGGTGATGGCAAGGTCCTCTCCCTCCGACAAGCTTCTAATGGTCAAATGTCTGAGACTTAAAGGCCACGTGGTAGCCGTCACAGGGGATGGCACCAACGATGCACCTGCACTAAAAGAAGCAGATATTGGACTTTCCATGGGAATTCAGGGCACCGAAGTGGCAAAAGAAAGCTCAGATATTGTCATTCTGGATGACAACTTCACATCAGTTGCTACAGTATTAAAATGGGGAAGGTGTGTCTACAACAATATCCAGAAATTCATTCAGTTTCAGCTAACAGTGAACGTTGCAGCTCTTGTGATCAATTTCATCGCAGCAGTGTCAGCTGGTGAGGTCCCTCTGACAGCAGTTCAACTGCTGTGGGTAAACCTCATCATGGACACTCTGGGAGCTCTGGCCCTCGCCACAGAGCGACCCACCAACGAGCTCCTTAAGCGAAAGCCAGTTGGCCGAACAGAGCCCCTGATAACAAATGTCATGTGGAGGAATCTCCTGGTTCAGTCATTATATCAAATAGCCGTACTCTTGATCTTACAGTTCAAGGGTATGTCTATATTCAACGTGCGCAAGGAAGTGAAGGACACGCTCATATTCAACACTTTCGTGCTCTGCCAAGTTTTCAACGAATTCAATGCAAgggagatggagaagaaaaaCGTGTTCAAAGGAATTCACAGAAACAGGTTGTTCATTGGAATCATAGCCATCACTATCGTGCTTCAAGTCATTATGGTGGAATTCCTTAAAAACTTTGCGGACACAGTAAGGCTTAACGGGTGGCAATGGGGAACTTGCATAGCCATTGCATCTCTTTCCTGGCCAattgggtttttcacaaaattcaTACCTGTTTCAGAGACACCCTTCCTCAGTTACTTTAAGAATCCAAGATCTTTATTTAAGGGCTCAAGAAGCCCATCCCTCAAGAAACCTTGAGCAGCGTACCATAGCGGATGCAGTTCTCTAGGGAATGGTGATAACTGAATATCAAGAGCACAGAGTAGAGGAGCAATCGGAAAGTAGATAACATTACAAGCAGTGTGAAGCTCACTTGAACGATCAAAAGATTCAAATACATACGGTGATAATTTAACGTGGTGAACCTTGATGGATCCCTTATAAGAGACGCTTTTTGATCAAAAGAGCCGATGAGCGCACGCAAGGTCAGGGTCACTGACTTCCAAGTCCTTTCAAACTGATGCAACAAGATCGCTTTCCAGTTCAGTTCTGTAGAAACATAAAACGACATTACCAGATATGTCGATGGATAGTAAGGCTAACTTTGGTTTATATACTGTATAGTCTCACGGATAACTTTCACTGTTCATACATCTAAAGCTAACTAAGTATGCTTGGAGTTTTGTCTTGATATCAG
It encodes:
- the LOC108830549 gene encoding peptidyl-prolyl cis-trans isomerase CYP63 isoform X1, which codes for MKKKNNPSVFLDVSIGGDPLERIVIELFADVVPKTAENFRALCTGEAGLGKTTGKPLHFKGSSFHRVIKGFMAQGGDFSYGNGTGGESIYGGKFPDENFELDHEGGGFLSMANCGPNTNGSQFFILFKRQTHLDGKHVVFGKVVKGMEVVKKMELVGTSDGKPTSNVKIIDCGEMSQLKAQDAAEKDRGKLKKSSKGSPSGDISDREARGTRKKDSREKRIKRKRRYSSSSDSYSSSSESDSESETDSSSYESSSSSDGKRRKRRSTKRHKGRRVERKIKGRKGKRNGRGDRPPQRRNKDSSSDTESSNSDDERMGHKKSKKAKDGVSVRNAADSSPVKKNFSREEPDSLLNENELVGNGKATKVDNQRADSVKSRSVSPVIRRNQNSRSKSPSRSPVRDVGNRSRSPGAEKAERKSSRSPSPNGEPKRIRKGRGFTERYAFARKYRTPSPERSPPRHWPNRRSFQDRNTDRYPSNRSYSERSPRRRFRSPPRRRSPPRYNRRRRSISRSPDGERRRFRERSMSQSPSHHRSPSRSPRKRQPISEDLKSRLGPQRSPIIGGAKSLSASPSTSPSGHRGLVSYAD
- the LOC108830544 gene encoding calcium-transporting ATPase 12, plasma membrane-type; protein product: MRDLKEYDYGALLLNLSTTSLNKAQRRWRIAYTAIYSARAMLSLVKEIVPGRIKSSDASLSYTALESGGGAKINSMPLSYVPDIDQERLVEIMKGKDLPGIRALGGVEGIAASLRTNATKGIHGNEQEVNRRRDLFGSNTYQKPPPKGLLFFVYDAFKDTTILILLACATLSLGFGIKEHGLQEGWYEGGSIFVAVFLVIVVSALSNFRQERQFDKLSKISSNIKVEVLRDSRRQHISIFDVVVGDVVFLKIGDQIPADGLFLDGHSLQVDESSMTGESDHLEVDHKDNPFLFSGTKIVDGFAQMLVVSVGMSTTWGQTMSSINQDSSERTPLQVRLDTLTSTIGKLGLTVAALVLVVLLVRYFTGNTKKDGKIEYNGSKTPVDTVVSSVVRIVSVAVTIVVVAIPEGLPLAVTLTLAYSMKRMMSDQAMVRKLSACETMGSATVICTDKTGTLTLNEMKVTKFWLGQESIHEDSTQMISSDVLDLLYQGTGLNTTGSVCVSESGPTPEFSGSPTEKALLSWTVLNLGMDMESVKQKYDVLGVETFNSAKKRSGVLVRRKSDNTVHVHWKGAAEMVLAMCSQYYTSTGSVDLMDSTAKNRIQAIIQGMAASSLRCIAFAHKVSLNNSGLEEDGLTLMGIVGLKDPCRPGVSKAVETCKLAGVTIKMITGDNVFTAKAIAFECGILDHNDKDVEEEAVVEGVQFRNYTEEERMQKIEKIRVMARSSPSDKLLMVKCLRLKGHVVAVTGDGTNDAPALKEADIGLSMGIQGTEVAKESSDIVILDDNFTSVATVLKWGRCVYNNIQKFIQFQLTVNVAALVINFIAAVSAGEVPLTAVQLLWVNLIMDTLGALALATERPTNELLKRKPVGRTEPLITNVMWRNLLVQSLYQIAVLLILQFKGMSIFNVRKEVKDTLIFNTFVLCQVFNEFNAREMEKKNVFKGIHRNRLFIGIIAITIVLQVIMVEFLKNFADTVRLNGWQWGTCIAIASLSWPIGFFTKFIPVSETPFLSYFKNPRSLFKGSRSPSLKKP
- the LOC108830550 gene encoding guanine nucleotide-binding protein subunit gamma 1; amino-acid sequence: MEEEGASVGDARGKHRILAELGRVEQEVKFLEKELEELGQTDIVSTVCEELLCVIEKAPDPLLPLTKGPFNLAWDRWFEGPNGGEGCRCYIL
- the LOC108830549 gene encoding peptidyl-prolyl cis-trans isomerase CYP63 isoform X2 — its product is MKKKNNPSVFLDVSIGGDPLERIVIELFADVVPKTAENFRALCTGEAGLGKTTGKPLHFKGSSFHRVIKGFMAQGGDFSYGNGTGGESIYGGKFPDENFELDHEGGGFLSMANCGPNTNGSQFFILFKRQTHLDGKHVVFGKVVKGMEVVKKMELVGTSDGKPTSNVKIIDCGEMSQLKAQDAAEKDRGKLKKSSKGSPSGDISDREARGTRKKDSREKRIKRKRRYSSSSDSYSSSSESDSESETDSSSYESSSSSDGKRRKRRSTKRHKGRRVERKIKGRKGKRNGRGDRPPQRRNKDSSSDTESSNSDDERMGHKKSKKAKDGVSVRNAADSSPVKKNFSREEPDSLLNENELVGNGKATKVDNQRADSVKSRSVSPVIRRNQNSRSKSPSRSPVRDVGNRSRSPGAEKAERKSSRSPSPNGEPKRIRKGRGFTERYAFARKYRTPSPERSPPRHWPNRRSFQDRNTDSNRSYSERSPRRRFRSPPRRRSPPRYNRRRRSISRSPDGERRRFRERSMSQSPSHHRSPSRSPRKRQPISEDLKSRLGPQRSPIIGGAKSLSASPSTSPSGHRGLVSYAD